The Chitinophaga sp. H8 region TTTTTTAGGCGGAAGTGAAGAAGACAGGCATTGCCTGTACAGCCTTATCAGAGAGCAGGAGCAGATAAGATTGGTATTTGTAACAGGCCGGGGAGTTGAAAGTGTAACTGCCTTATTGAATGAAGGTGTAATCCCACATCCGGAATATATTATTTGTGATGTGGGAGGTACTATTTTGCATGGCAACACATTGGAGCCTGTAACTGCAGTACAGATGAATATAGCTGCTATCTGGCCCGGAGGAGACCGGGTGCGGGAAAGCATGAAGGATATTGCGGGGCTACGGTACCAGGAGGTATATCAGCAGCATCGCTGTTCTTTTTTCTATGATGCTTCTACAGATGTGAATGCAGTGAGGGCAGTAGCCACAGCATTGTCATGCGATGTAGTACAATCTGCCGGAAAATACTTGGATGTATTACCTAAAGGAGTGAATAAGGGAGCTACCTTGAAGCAGTTAATACAATTGATTGATTATCCGGCAGATAGTATATTGGTGGCAGGCGATACGATGAATGACAGTACCCTCTATGATGCTGGTTATAAAGGTGTAGTTGTAGGAGCGGCAGAGCCGGAGTTGCTGGCATATACTGCAGGTAAATCACATGTTATGCAGGCAAATATTGCGGGTGCAGGAGGGATTATAGAGGCGATGCAGCACTTTCCCGAATTTTGCAGATATATAGCAGGAACAGGGAAATAAGGGCAAAAATTGGTAGTGCGGGCAGCATTAAAAAAGATTGTAACTTAGAATAACGATAGTACTTCAAACGAGATTGCAACAATGGATAGGGAAGATTTAGCCTGGCAATGATGGATATCACTATTGATCATCATTAAACTGCAAAATCATAACACCATGGAGAGTCCAACACAAACTTCAGATCTGCAGGAGCAGATAAATACCTGGAAAACCGAAGTAAATACAGTAAGAGAAGATCTGCAAATGATGCGGGAAAGGTTAGCTCAGCTCGCATTCAGTAAAACCAACGCTACCATAATGGCCCAGGTGGAACACTTCCAGAACCGGTTTATCCGCCAGGCCGAAGTAGCGGATGAAATGTACCACGACCTTAAACAATCCTCCAAAAAGATTTCAGCAAACGGCCAGCTACACGTGATTCATGATGATCGTCCTGTAGATGATTATGATACGCTGCAGGAACGTATGGAAACATTCCAGAAACTTTTTGAAGAGCTGAAAACGGATTTTAATCACTTTATACCTGCCTGCCAGTAATTGGGTGGGTAAAGTAGCAGGATTGTGGTAAAGCATTACTCAAGCTGCTTTACCCGGTGGTCTATTTTGTGGATGATTTCGTCCAGTTGTGTGGTGGATATCTTTAGCCAGTCCATCAGTTGGCCGTTTAATGCCTTGTCTGTATTACTCTTGTCAAACAGATCTGTAATACTCAGAATAGATACCACCGGTCTTCTTACCTCATGCGAAATAATCCAGGCTATCTGGCGCAGCGCCTGGTTTTGCTCTTCCAGCTGGTGTACAAACTTTTTACGTTCTGTAACATCCGTGATGATGGCTACAAATTTTTCAATTTCATTTTTTTCATTGAGCACAGGAGATACATCTACCCTTACCCAGAAGGGGTGCCCGTTTTTATGATAAGTAAGCAGCTCACTTGTAAAGGCTTCTTTCTTTTGCATCAGCTCTTCTATTCCACTGAGTGTAGATGCATCTGCATGATCTCCCAATAAAAAGTGCCGGGGTCTTTTACCCAGTATTTCTTCCATTGTAAATCCAAACTGGGCAATAAAGCCTTCATTCACCCATTCTATTTCCTGGTAGGCATTAGTAATAAGCACTGCATTTTTTGTTTTACTTGCTACCAGGGAAAGTTTATTTATTTCCTGTTGCTGCAGTGCCTGCAGTTCTTTTGTCCTCCGGTTTGCTTGTATCTGTGCATCAATATCTTTGGCCATAATAATGCGCACTTCCTTACCATAGTATTTACCGGAATGCGCGTATATCTCTACATAAAAATTTTCTCCGTTCTTTTTGCGGTGTTTCCATTTACCCCGGTATTCTACGCCATCACATTTTAGCCGGATATTTTCCATCAGTTGTGCTATCTCCGTTTCGTCCCTGATATCTGTGATAGTAAGATTTAAGAACTCCTTTTTACTATATCCGTATTTATCTATAGCAGCCTGATTAACGGACAGGAACTTTAAAGTACTCTTTTCGTATATCCATATTGGAATAGGATGGTGCTTAAACAATTGTTCATATTGCCGGTATCTGTAGGTTTTCTGAAACAGCAGGTAAATGAGGAGTATGGAGATAATGATAAATGCTATATCAAAGATAACAACGGGCAGGCGGTAGTTGGAATCTGGGCTAATATGGGCCATCTGCCGTATTGAGTAGTGCCCGCTCACCCATATTGCTGCAAATAACAGACAGATATAGGTGATCCTCAATGGGGTATGGCGCATTGCTACAATTTTGCAGAATTTAGGTTAAAAAACAAAAATGGACAAATAACTTTATGCTGTAATGATTGATAATAATATGTGCATTATGATTAATTACAATTCAATAGTAGCCTGCTCACTGGTTACATAGCCTACACAGGTAAGAATAAATCCCTGGGTTATTTCCTTGTCGGTTAGTACTTCATTTACTGCCATCCATACCTTTCCTTCCGTGCATTTGGCAGTACAGGAACCGCATACCCCACCTTTACAGCTGTAAGGTAGTGCAAGACCTTGCTGCTGTGCACTGCTAAGGATATTCTGGTTACCAGGAATATGTAACAGGTGTTCCTGCTGATGGAAATGAATACGTACCTGTCTGGGGGTACTGTCTTTCGGAACAGGGGTTTTAGCAATTCTGGCATCTGTATTTACCACAAAGTTTTCCTTATGCAGTTGTTCTTGTGTGAAGCCCATGAAGATCAGCGTAAGTGTGATCATACGCATATAATCTGGTGGGCCGCAAAGGAAGAATTGCGCATCTGCCGGGTTATGCTGCATTTGTGCCCGGACCATTGGCTCCAGCAAAATATTGCTGAGGCGGCGGTATGGGTTGGAAGGCAGGGGTTCATTACTGAAATAGTAAAGACAGGTAAGCTGTGCGCCAAATTTTTCTTGCAGTTGCTGTATCTGTTCGTAAAAGATAGTTCTTGCGATATCCGTACTGCTGTAAACGAGTATAATCTGTGCAGTGGGCTCACGATACAGCAGGTGTTTTAGCAGGGAAAACAAGGGGGTGATACCGCTACCGGCAGCAAAGAGGAATATGTCCCTTGGTTGACGGGCAATATTATCCAGCGTAAACCGGCCACTTGGCAGCAGGGTGGTAATGATATCGCCTGCTTTCCAGGTACGCAGGATATGCCGGGATATTTCCCCGTTTTCCTTTTCACGTACTGTCACAGACATATATGGATCAATACCGGGGGTAGAGCTGAAAGAATAGGAACGGCGGTATTCAGTGCCGTGCAGTTGTATTACGAAAGTCAGGAATTGTCCTGGCTGGTAAACGACTGGTTGTGCAGTAGTGTTTTCCAGTTGATAAGTGAGCGTACCAGGCGCTTCCTTAATAACTTTTATTATCCTTAGTTGAAGAAACAGATCAGCCATTATATTATATACAAATGATTAGGCTTATAAAAGGAACGCCTGACGCGTTCCGTGTCAGGCGTTCCTTTTATAAGTGCGCGGTATTTTTATGCGATTACAGTTATTTTACTTTTGAGCATTTCCCTGGCAGTACGAGCAATACCGGCAGCATCGTAACCACATTCGCGGTACAGTTCTTCCGGTTTACCATGTTCAATGATCCTGTCAGGAATACCCAGCATTTTTATTTGCGCAGTATAGTTATGTGCTGCCATAAATTCGAGTACAGCACTACCGAATCCACCCTGAACAGCCCCGTCTTCTACCGTGATCACTTTGTTGAATTTGCTGAACACTTCGTGCAGCATTGCTTCATCCAGCGGTTTGGTAAAACGCATATCATAATGCGCAGGTTGCAGGTCATCATTAGCCAGTTCTTTGCAGGCTTCCACGACAAAGTTGCCCGGATGTCCGAAAGAGAGGATAGCCACATCTTTTCCATCCCGTATTTTACGACCGGTACCGGGCTTTATTTCACGGAAGGGCGTACGCCATTCGGGCATTACACCTTGTCCCCTTGGGTATCTGATCACAAAAGGTTGTTGGTTGGAAGGCAGCTGGGCTGTATACATGAGGTTGCGTAATTCTTCCTCATTCATCGGAGCACTCACAATTACATTCGGAATGCTGCGCATGTAAGCGATATCATATGCACCGTGGTGGGTAGGGCCGTCCTCTCCTACCAGTCCTGCCCGGTCCAGGCAAAAAACTACCGGCAGTTGCTGGATAGCTACATCATGTACTGCCTGGTCAAAAGCCCGCTGCATGAAGGAAGAGTAAATGGTGCAGAACACGCGCATACCCTGGGTAGCCAGTCCGGCCGAAAGGGTCACGGCATGTTGTTCGCAAATACCCACATCAAAAGCGCGGTCGGGCATTTTTTCCATCATGAATTTCAGGGAAGAACCGGAAGGCATGGCGGGGGTGATCCCCATTATCTTGTCGTTCTGTTCAGCCAGTTCAATGATGGTATGTCCGAATACGTCCTGATATTTTGGAGGCTGAGGTTTTTCCACCTGCTTTTTGAATATTTCGCCGGTGATTTTGTCAAACAGCCCTGGTGCATGCCAGGTGGTCTGATCCTTTTCTGCCAGTGCATAGCCTTTACCTTTGGTGGTAACGATATGCAGCAGTTTAGGGCCTGGAATGTCTTTCAGATCCTGGAGGGTATCTGTCAGTTTGGTGATATTATGGCCATCTATAGGGCCAAAATAGCGCAGTTTAAGTGCTTCAAACAGGTTGCTGGAGCGGGATACCACCCCTTTCAGGCTGGCTTCCAGCTTGGAGGCCATTTCTCTGGTAAACCGTTTGCCTACGGGCAATTTGCCGAGGAGGTGCCATACATCGTCCCGGATCTTATTATAAGTAGGCGATGTGGTAATATCGGTAAGATATTCTTTCAGTGCACCTACATTGGGATCAATAGACATGCAGTTATCGTTCAGGATAATCAGCACATTGGCATTGGCCACACCAGCATGGTTAAGTGCTTCGAAGGCCATACCGGCTGTCATGGCGCCATCACCGATCACAGCAATATGCTGCCGGTCAAATTCTCCTTTATAGTGGGAGGCCATGGCCATCCCCAGTGCCGCAGAGATAGAAGTAGAGGAATGCCCTACGCCAAAAGTATCATAGGGGCTTTCATCCCTTTTAGGGAAGCCGCTAAGCCCTTTGTATTTACGGTTGGTTGGAAAAGCCTCCCTACGGCCCGTCAATATTTTATGGCCATAGGCCTGGTGGCCTACATCCCATACCAACTGGTCATAAGGTGTATTGAACACATAATGTAATGCCACCGTCAGCTCTATCACACCCAGGCTGGCAGCGAAATGACCGCCATGTACACTCACTACATCAATAATGTACTGCCGCAGTTCTTCACACACCTGGTGTAGTTGCTCTTTGCTCAGTTTGCGCAAATCGGAGGGGTATGCTATCTGGCCCAACAATTGACCTGCCGTAATATTCATATCTGGCTCAGGGTTTTAATGGTCAAAAATACTGCATAATTATTAAATAGCTGGTTTTTTAACGATTGGCTTTTGGCTATCAGCTGATACCAGGCAGCTTATGCCTTGTTAAAACAGGAAAAATTAACATATTTAAGTGAATCTGATGGTTTGGGGCACCCGTCAAAAACCTCCGGCTATTTCCTATCTTTCCATTTATCCGGTCTTTAGCACCATTGATAACATTTACGTTCAGACGGGCAGGGCCATATGGTATTTTTGAATTATAGCAGAAGTTTCCTAATTTAAGATGAATGTTTAAACATATATCAAAATATTGGTGGTGTCAGGCAATGGGGTGGATGGCATATTTTGGTGGAACTATTTACTTTTCCTATGCTATAGAAGGTAAATTGAGTGGGCTGCTGATTGTAAACCTATTGATTTTCATAGCTGTCGGGATCGTTTCTACACATTTGCTCCGTGGAATCATCAACACACACAACTGGTTATTATTTAGTTTTGAGAAGCAGGTGTTGTTGTTTCTGGCGTTGGTATTAAGTACGGGGATTATCCTATACCTGGGGTCTGCTTCTATTACGAATCTGCTACGGGAGCCCGGTGGGAAGAAGACCCTTTCGGAAAGGTCAGTGCTGGAAATTATGAGTACTTCCCTGCTATCCGGGATCTGGTGGCTCATTTACTTCATCTGGCACTACATCGCCCGGAATCAGAATACAGAGGTGGATAAGCTCAAGCTGGAGTCTACTGTAAAGGAGTTGGAGCTGAAAACGATTAAGTCGCAGCTGAACCCACATTTTATCTTTAATGCATTGAACAGTATACGGGCGTTGGTGGATGAAAATCCGCAGCGTGCGCGTACCGCTATTACAGAGCTGTCCAACATCCTGCGTAGCTCCATGCAGGCAGAAAAGGTAGAAATGGTGAGTCTGGAAAATGAGTTAAACATTGTAAAGGATTACCTGGCTTTAGAACATATCCGGTTTGAGGAGCGTTTAAAAGTACAGTATGATATAGAACAGGATACGCTGGGATTGCCTATTCCGCCAATGATGTTACAAACATTGGTGGAAAATGCCATTAAACATGGTATTTCGCGGCAGGTAAACGGAGGGGTGGTCAGGATTACCTCGCGGATGAAAGAATTACAGCACGAAATTACCATTGAAAATACCGGTCAGATCGGAGAGCACATGAATGAGGATGGATTTGGATTACAGAGTACCCGCCAACGTTTGAGCTTGTTATTTGGTAAGCGGGCATCTTTTGATATTCATAATATGAATGAGCAAACAGTGGAGGCAAAAGTATTGATGCCGCTGTTTTAAGCGCAAACCGGAAGAGCACCGTGGACATAATCATGAAAAATAATCGTAAAAATAAATTTATCATCAACCAAACTTCACATTGCCAATGAAAAAAGCATTGATAATAGATGATGAGCGCCTTGCCCGGAGTGAACTGAAAAAACTACTGGCAGACCATCCGGAGATTGTGATAGTAGGTGAAGCGGTGAATGCCAAGGATGGTATTGAGAAAATCGAGACTTTACATCCTGACTTGCTTTTCCTGGATATTCAGATGCCGGATAAAACGGGATTTGACCTGCTTGCAGAACTGGAAAAAACACCGCAGGTAATTTTCACCACTGCATATGATGAATATGCGTTGAAGGCATTTGAGTATAATGCGCTGGATTACCTGTTAAAGCCTATTGAACCTAAGCGGCTGGCAGATGCGATTCACAAATTGCATCAGCAGGACGAAAAGGAGCGGCTGGCAGCAGCCGGGGGCATGCGTACCACTTTGTCGGAAATGGACCAGGTGTTTGTAAAGGACGGTGATCGCTGCTGGTTTGTAAAATTGCAGGAAATCCGCCTGTTTGAAAGTGTGGGCAATTATGCACGGGTGTATTTTGAGGGGAATAAACCATTGATTCTGAAGTCACTCAATGCACTGGAAGAAAGACTGGATGAAAGGACTTTTTTCCGGGCCAACCGCAAGCATATTGTCAATCTACGGATGATT contains the following coding sequences:
- a CDS encoding flavin reductase family protein, with translation MADLFLQLRIIKVIKEAPGTLTYQLENTTAQPVVYQPGQFLTFVIQLHGTEYRRSYSFSSTPGIDPYMSVTVREKENGEISRHILRTWKAGDIITTLLPSGRFTLDNIARQPRDIFLFAAGSGITPLFSLLKHLLYREPTAQIILVYSSTDIARTIFYEQIQQLQEKFGAQLTCLYYFSNEPLPSNPYRRLSNILLEPMVRAQMQHNPADAQFFLCGPPDYMRMITLTLIFMGFTQEQLHKENFVVNTDARIAKTPVPKDSTPRQVRIHFHQQEHLLHIPGNQNILSSAQQQGLALPYSCKGGVCGSCTAKCTEGKVWMAVNEVLTDKEITQGFILTCVGYVTSEQATIEL
- a CDS encoding PAS domain-containing protein, which translates into the protein MRHTPLRITYICLLFAAIWVSGHYSIRQMAHISPDSNYRLPVVIFDIAFIIISILLIYLLFQKTYRYRQYEQLFKHHPIPIWIYEKSTLKFLSVNQAAIDKYGYSKKEFLNLTITDIRDETEIAQLMENIRLKCDGVEYRGKWKHRKKNGENFYVEIYAHSGKYYGKEVRIIMAKDIDAQIQANRRTKELQALQQQEINKLSLVASKTKNAVLITNAYQEIEWVNEGFIAQFGFTMEEILGKRPRHFLLGDHADASTLSGIEELMQKKEAFTSELLTYHKNGHPFWVRVDVSPVLNEKNEIEKFVAIITDVTERKKFVHQLEEQNQALRQIAWIISHEVRRPVVSILSITDLFDKSNTDKALNGQLMDWLKISTTQLDEIIHKIDHRVKQLE
- a CDS encoding HAD family hydrolase, with the translated sequence MMLLATDLDGTFLGGSEEDRHCLYSLIREQEQIRLVFVTGRGVESVTALLNEGVIPHPEYIICDVGGTILHGNTLEPVTAVQMNIAAIWPGGDRVRESMKDIAGLRYQEVYQQHRCSFFYDASTDVNAVRAVATALSCDVVQSAGKYLDVLPKGVNKGATLKQLIQLIDYPADSILVAGDTMNDSTLYDAGYKGVVVGAAEPELLAYTAGKSHVMQANIAGAGGIIEAMQHFPEFCRYIAGTGK
- a CDS encoding LytR/AlgR family response regulator transcription factor, with product MKKALIIDDERLARSELKKLLADHPEIVIVGEAVNAKDGIEKIETLHPDLLFLDIQMPDKTGFDLLAELEKTPQVIFTTAYDEYALKAFEYNALDYLLKPIEPKRLADAIHKLHQQDEKERLAAAGGMRTTLSEMDQVFVKDGDRCWFVKLQEIRLFESVGNYARVYFEGNKPLILKSLNALEERLDERTFFRANRKHIVNLRMIEKIDTYFNGGLLLEMRGGEKIEVSRRQAVKFKEMMSL
- a CDS encoding sensor histidine kinase is translated as MFKHISKYWWCQAMGWMAYFGGTIYFSYAIEGKLSGLLIVNLLIFIAVGIVSTHLLRGIINTHNWLLFSFEKQVLLFLALVLSTGIILYLGSASITNLLREPGGKKTLSERSVLEIMSTSLLSGIWWLIYFIWHYIARNQNTEVDKLKLESTVKELELKTIKSQLNPHFIFNALNSIRALVDENPQRARTAITELSNILRSSMQAEKVEMVSLENELNIVKDYLALEHIRFEERLKVQYDIEQDTLGLPIPPMMLQTLVENAIKHGISRQVNGGVVRITSRMKELQHEITIENTGQIGEHMNEDGFGLQSTRQRLSLLFGKRASFDIHNMNEQTVEAKVLMPLF
- the dxs gene encoding 1-deoxy-D-xylulose-5-phosphate synthase, with translation MNITAGQLLGQIAYPSDLRKLSKEQLHQVCEELRQYIIDVVSVHGGHFAASLGVIELTVALHYVFNTPYDQLVWDVGHQAYGHKILTGRREAFPTNRKYKGLSGFPKRDESPYDTFGVGHSSTSISAALGMAMASHYKGEFDRQHIAVIGDGAMTAGMAFEALNHAGVANANVLIILNDNCMSIDPNVGALKEYLTDITTSPTYNKIRDDVWHLLGKLPVGKRFTREMASKLEASLKGVVSRSSNLFEALKLRYFGPIDGHNITKLTDTLQDLKDIPGPKLLHIVTTKGKGYALAEKDQTTWHAPGLFDKITGEIFKKQVEKPQPPKYQDVFGHTIIELAEQNDKIMGITPAMPSGSSLKFMMEKMPDRAFDVGICEQHAVTLSAGLATQGMRVFCTIYSSFMQRAFDQAVHDVAIQQLPVVFCLDRAGLVGEDGPTHHGAYDIAYMRSIPNVIVSAPMNEEELRNLMYTAQLPSNQQPFVIRYPRGQGVMPEWRTPFREIKPGTGRKIRDGKDVAILSFGHPGNFVVEACKELANDDLQPAHYDMRFTKPLDEAMLHEVFSKFNKVITVEDGAVQGGFGSAVLEFMAAHNYTAQIKMLGIPDRIIEHGKPEELYRECGYDAAGIARTAREMLKSKITVIA